From a region of the Lactuca sativa cultivar Salinas chromosome 4, Lsat_Salinas_v11, whole genome shotgun sequence genome:
- the LOC111878128 gene encoding regulator of telomere elongation helicase 1 homolog, with amino-acid sequence MPTYKIRGINVEFPFEAYDCQLVYMEKVIQSLQDRSNALLESPTGTGKTLCLLCATLAWRKSLGSFSTGRNAIRSQDTGGKNSEGPSSQSESSRLPTIIYTSRTHSQIRQVVQELKRTIYRPKMVVLGSREQLCIHPDVSLLHGKTQTNACHFLCQKRTKRYCTHFPRVSEFVKNNPGLGDEPIDIEDLVNIGKQSGPCPYYMSRELHKVVDILFAPYNYLIDPGNRKSLSIEWANSILIFDEAHNLEGICADAASFDLPSSLLTSCISEAQNCVDLAVSRRDQSNDTSYNPDNFAILRALLLKLEKRISEVQIDSKELGFTKPGPYIYELFGELNITHKTATKLIDTIEDATVLLEEDAKTSDPQKTKGTVNRLESISDILKIIFKSDGNDAHAKYYRVHVQEVEVKSSDTFKGKASRIFSWWCFNPGVAMEEFAKRDVGSIILTSGTLSPMDSFAEELKLNFPIRLENPHVIQDNQLWAGIVPVGPSGHPFNSSYRTRDSPEYKLNLGNSIVNFARIVPDGLLVFFPSYYLLNLCIDFWKNTGVTSTNSSTIWERICKHKLPVVEPRQSSLFPQAIDDYMAKLRDNSTTGAVFFAVCRGKVSEGLDFADQAGRAVIVTGIPFAMRNDPKIRLKREFLDQQALSQKGSKVLTGEEWYSQQASRAVNQAVGRVIRHRHDHGAIIFCDERFSKQNHQSQISLWIRPHLKCYSKFGDVVFTLTRFFRDAAISCPVKQKSTQIQEPGEKSSRDKIISLDKLDQDKFLKSLIATSNKSQSIEPSSSSLPCSSELRRVNISSRLSQILPANRSNLSFNAQNQTSSLNNNNNNNSNVEVKKHEVIDLVDEETSSQLSAPYFIKKRKIENPKNENLLQKCDNGIREVKKEIAVEERRTELINLETVRGSSSSNSTSLACENQEKKGSTFLIQVREKLSDGEYKEFVGFMKALKSKAMKIGHVLQCIMGLFSAPDRLHLLQRFKDYIPAKYHTLYEEYLEKTKTNDAVTVDLL; translated from the exons ATGCCAACCTACAAGATCAGGGGAATCAATGTCGAATTCCCCTTTGAGGCGTACGATTGCCAGCTCGTTTACATGGAAAAAGTCATCCAATCTCTTCAAGAC AGGTCTAACGCCCTATTAGAGAGTCCTACTGGAACTGGCAAAACATTATGTCTTCTGTGTGCCACTTTAGCCTGGAGAAAGAGTTTGGGTAGTTTCTCAACAGGTAGGAATGCGATAAGAAGTCAGGACACAGGAGGCAAAAACTCAGAAGGACCATCGTCACAGTCAGAATCATCACGGCTTCCCACAATTATATACACTTCACGCACTCACAGCCAGATTCGACAAGTGGTTCAAGAGCTCAAAAGAACCATCTACAG ACCCAAAATGGTTGTATTAGGATCTCGTGAGCAATTATGCATTCACCCTGATGTAAGTTTACTTCATGGGAAAACACAGACAAATGCCTGTCATTTCCTATGTCAAAAACGCACAAAACGGTATTGTACCCATTTTCCTCGTGTCTCAG AATTTGTGAAGAATAATCCTGGTCTTGGTGATGAACCTATTGACATAGAGGACTTGGTCAATATTGGGAAACAGAGTGGCCC ATGCCCTTATTATATGTCACGTGAGCTCCATAAAGTTGTTGATATCTTATTTGCACCTTACAACTATCTTATCGATCCTGGCAATAGAAAATCTTTGAGCATTGAGTGGGCAAACAGTATACTTATATTTGATGAAGCTCATAATCTT GAGGGAATATGTGCAGATGCTGCCTCTTTTGACCTACCTTCTTCCCTCTTAACTTCATGTATTTCTGAAGCACAAAACTGTGTAGACCTTGCTGTTTCCAGGAGAGATCAATCAAATGACACATCATATAATCCAGATAATTTTGCTATTCTCAGAG CACTTCTGTTAAAGCTTGAGAAGCGAATTTCTGAAGTTCAAATTGACTCCAAAGAATTGGGCTTTACCAAACCTGGTCCTTACATCTATGAGCTTTTTGGTGAGCTAAATATCACACACAAAACAGCCACCAAGCTCATTGACACAATTGAAGATGCAACTGTATTACTAGAAGAAG ATGCAAAAACCAGTGATCCTCAAAAGACAAAGGGAACTGTGAATAGGTTGGAGAGTATATCAGACATTCTTAAAATAATCTTCAAAAGTGATGGAAACGACGCCCATGCCAAATATTATCGT GTTCATGTTCAGGAAGTTGAAGTGAAATCAAGTGATACATTTAAAG GCAAAGCATCTAGAATCTTCAGCTGGTGGTGTTTTAATCCTGGTGTTGCTATGGAAGAATTTGCAAAAAGAGATGTTGGATCTATTATTTTGACATCTGGCACTTTATCACCTATGGATTCATTTGCCGAGGAACTGAAACT gaATTTTCCTATACGTTTGGAGAATCCTCATGTTATACAAGACAATCAATTATGGGCTGGAATTGTTCCAGTGGGTCCCTCTGGTCATCCGTTTAATTCTTCTTATAGAACACGCGATTCTCCTGAATATAAACTGAATTTGGGTAATTCCATTG tGAATTTTGCTCGAATAGTACCAGATGGGCTTCTTGTATTTTTTCCATCTTACTACCTTTTGAATCTATGCATTGATTTCTGGAAGAACAcg ggTGTAACTTCAACAAATTCGAGTACTATTTGGGAAAGAATCTGTAAACATAAGCTACCAGTTGTGGAGCCTAGACAATCTTCACTTTTTCCCCAAGCAATTGAT GACTACATGGCTAAGCTAAGAGACAACTCGACTACTGGAGCAGTGTTTTTTGCTGTATGTCGTGGAAAG GTAAGTGAAGGACTAGATTTTGCTGATCAAGCTGGAAGAGCTGTGATTGTGACTGGAATTCCATTTGCAATGAGGAATGATCCAAAAATCCGTTTAAAACGTGAGTTTTTAGACCAACAAGCACTCTCACAAAAAGGATCCAAG GTTCTCACAGGAGAAGAGTGGTACAGTCAACAAGCGTCACGGGCGGTCAACCAAGCTGTGGGCCGTGTCATTCGGCATCGCCATGATCACGGGGCAATTATTTTTTGTGatgaaag gttttcaaaacaaaaccatcAGTCCCAGATTTCACTATGGATTCGGCCTCACCTCAAG TGTTACTCCAAATTTGGGGATGTAGTTTTTACATTGACCCGTTTCTTTCGTGATGCTGCAATTAGCTGTCCAGTGAAACAAAAGTCAACTCAGATTCAAGAACCAG GAGAAAAAAGTAGCAGGGACAAGATCATATCTCTGGACAAACTTGATCAGGACAAATTTCTCAAATCTTTA ATTGCCACATCAAATAAATCTCAGTCTATagaaccatcatcatcatcattgccaTGTTCGAGTGAATTAAGGCGAGTCAACATTTCGTCTCGGCTTAGTCAAATACTTCCTGCAAACCGGTCAAATCTTTCTTTCAATGCACAAAATCAGACTTCAagtttgaataataataataataataatagcaatGTGGAAGTCAAAAAACATGAAGTGATTGATTTGGTAGATGAAGAAACAAGCAGTCAATTATCCGCaccttattttataaaaaaacgtaaaatagaaaaccctaaaaacgaaAACTTGTTACAAAAGTGTGACAATGGAATCAGAGAAGTTAAAAAGGAGATAGCTGTAGAAGAAAGGAGGACTGAGTTGATCAATTTAGAAACTGTAAGGGGTAGTTCAAGTTCAAATTCAACTTCTTTGGCTTGTGAAAACCAGGAGAAGAAGGGATCCACTTTTCTTATTCAG GTTAGAGAGAAGCTTAGTGATGGAGAATATAAAGAATTTGTGGGATTTATGAAAGCACTTAAATCTAAAGCAATGAAGATAGGTCATGTTCTTCAATGTATCATGGGATTATTTTCTGCACCAGATAGACTTCATCTTCTCCAAAG ATTTAAGGATTATATTCCTGCAAAATACCATACATTGTATGAAGAGTATTTggagaaaacaaaaacaaatgatGCAGTAACTGTAGATCTTTTATAA